Proteins from a genomic interval of Fusarium oxysporum Fo47 chromosome I, complete sequence:
- a CDS encoding uncharacterized protein (of unknown function-domain containing protein) yields the protein MASADDARKNRIVSHMNKDHTREISYYLRHYAHLSASAASSPVLKDTGLNGMTIKSNDGREHFVPFSPPLSSWAEVKDRIIEMANTAREGLGLSDVIITAYTPPEGFGIFVTGSVLFYFFCAGTLPWVQPGTRIWELLNEGFPGGATFFHWLVNAIFWPVIGIHLVECFFFDRKLQRHGVERFSGQWWLWLCNCFFEGFPAFKRVDGIVARKQDKSGKSQ from the coding sequence atGGCCTCTGCCGATGATGCTCGCAAGAACCGCATCGTGTCGCATATGAACAAGGATCACACCCGAGAAATCTCCTATTATCTCCGTCATTATGCCCATCTCTCTGCCTCAGCTGCATCCTCACCCGTGCTCAAGGATACTGGTCTCAACGGTATGACTATCAAGTCAAATGATGGAAGAGAGCACTTTGTCCCTTTCTCGCCTCCTCTCTCCAGCTGGGCCGAGGTCAAGGACCGCATCATCGAAATGGCCAACACAGCCCGTGAAGGACTGGGTCTTAGCGACGTCATTATCACAGCCTACACACCCCCAGAGGGTTTCGGCATTTTTGTCACAGGATCAGTTCTTTTCTACTTCTTCTGCGCTGGGACACTGCCGTGGGTACAGCCTGGCACTCGCATCTGGGAGCTGTTGAACGAAGGGTTCCCTGGAGGCGCGACCTTCTTCCACTGGCTTGTCAACGCCATCTTTTGGCCCGTCATCGGTATCCATCTTGTTgaatgcttcttctttgacagGAAGCTTCAGAGGCACGGCGTTGAGAGATTCTCTGGAcagtggtggctttggcTCTGCAACTGCTTCTTTGAGGGGTTCCCTGCCTTCAAGCGTGTGGATGGCATTGTGGCACGGAAGCAAGATAAGAGTGGCAAGTCTCAGTGA
- a CDS encoding P-loop containing nucleoside triphosphate hydrolase protein produces MYPRYVPHSKGGSNSNASPPHSSSKTTNSTAPTPATNAFSFSRYVPPSAKPIPQSMHIETPQVQYFDDTPPKNIKRKLDTSDESKGTPGPDSKKPKTEEPTTQKDGEDAPKKKKKVRRGKRRTGAANDERDDDDIKPAQEAPEVKSKEADATPEESQTLDEDSAKDKEKPKRDVKEKKEKRKRKSKNEERESEVPHRPAPEDEDRNEDVSMIDAAEPIEEVENIPEPTEPAADEEDKRQKRRERKKKEKETEPAEEQEDELQTNQRHKTVMSKLEKSLKLASELPADERDEEDQGELHGLEPLPQPEPISSLTTSKPNYKILPSWLEDPIRVSQDTRTPFAELDIIPKACRVLEEKGFRDAFAVQTAAIPLLLPTSKQRGDVLISAATGSGKTLAYALPVVRDISQGCLTRLRALVVLPTRELVKQAQETFELCARAFDGGDRKRVRVGISIGSQSLEVEQKAFMDQELRYDPDTYKKLKEETQRRNQLKWGLSASENLQDLDMEDTDPRLSHMNGYVVDYLSKIDVLICTPGRLVEHMEQTRGFNLDYVRWLVVDEADKLLAQSFQGWLDLVMEKFRINKFTARDFHEMDFSGVRKVILSATLTRDLSLLNQLGLQRPRLIVLENDGDIQIAEHSLPVSLKEHAIRVHDTNLKPLYLLDLLRSQDMLMASPNKDEEEPKAEEAEDSATSSDSSSSSDSDATSDTSSDTSSDSDSDTETNAKLKVSGRTLKSHIPVSLIFTKSNESALRLSRLLALLDPSLADHIGTLTSTTPTHIRRKTLRAFSTASSPIRLLIASDLVARGIDLPSLDHVINYDLPPSVAGYVHRVGRTARAGRSGCAWTLVGDDESGWFWGKIAKGAGVKRAQKVERTRIEEIDEKRVEEYEAALEKLDASTAGCLTAYMSEYGHI; encoded by the exons ATGTACCCCAGATATGTCCCTCACTCGAAGGGTGGAAGCAACTCGAatgcttctcctcctcactcGTCATCAAAAACTACAAACAGCACTGCTCCTACTCCTGCAACGAATGCCTTTAGTTTTTCGCGATACGTCCCTCCGAGCGCAAAGCCCATACCTCAATCCATGCACATAGAGACTCCTCAAGTTCAATACTTTGATGACACACCACCGAAAAATATCAAGCGCAAATTAGATACTTCAGATGAGAGCAAAGGAACACCAGGTCCTGATagcaagaagcccaagacagAAGAGCCAACTACACAAaaggatggagaagatgcgccgaaaaaaaagaagaaggtcagAAGAGGCAAGCGAAGAACTGGAGCTGCCAATGATGAACGCGACGATGACGACATCAAGCCCGCGCAAGAGGCTCCCGAGGTCAAATCCAAGGAAGCAGACGCAACGCCCGAAGAGAGCCAGACTTTGGACGAAGATTCTGCAAAGGACAAGGAAAAGCCGAAACGAGATgtgaaggaaaagaaagagaagagaaagaggaagTCAAAGAATGAAGAGCGAGAATCAGAAGTTCCTCACAGACCTGCTCCCGAGGACGAAGATCGCAACGAGGATGTATCCATGATCGACGCGGCAGAACCCATCGAAGAGGTCGAGAATATCCCTGAACCTACCGAACCAGCAGCAGACGAGGAAGATAAAAGACAAAAGCGCAGggaaaggaaaaagaaggagaaggaaacTGAGCCAGCagaggaacaagaagatgaactGCAGACAAACCAGCGCCACAAGACGGTCATGAGCAAGCTAGAGAAGTCTCTTAAGCTTGCCAGTGAGCTGCCCGCGGACGAacgggatgaagaggatcaGGGTGAACTACACGGCCTCGAACCTTTGCCTCAACCAGAGCCGATTAGCTCTCTGACGACCTCAAAGCCGAACTACAAGATTCTACCCTCTTGGCTCGAGGATCCTATCCGTGTTTCTCAAGACACACGCACACCCTTCGCTGAACTGGATATCATACCCAAGGCTTGTCGAGTATTAGAGGAGAAGGGATTCCGAGATGCCTTCGCTGTGCAGACTGCCGCAATCCCTCTCCTGCTGCCAACAAGCAAGCAACGCGGAGACGTGCTTATATCTGCCGCGACCGGTTCCGGTAAGACACTGGCTTATGCCCTGCCTGTTGTACGAGATATCAGTCAAGGATGTCTCACGAGGCTGCGAGCGCTAGTAGTGCTACCAACACGTGAACTGGTTaagcaagctcaagagacCTTTGAACTATGCGCTAGGGCATTCGATGGTGGTGATCGAAAAAGAGTGCGAGTGGGCATCTCCATTGGTAGCCAGTCGCTTGAGGTCGAGCAGAAAGCCTTCATGGATCAGGAGCTTCGATATGACCCTGATACATACAAGAAGCTAAAAGAGGAGACACAACGTCGAAACCAGCTGAAGTGGGGCCTTTCGGCGTCAGAAaatctccaagatcttgacATGGAGGACACAGACCCTCGATTAAGCCACATGAACGGGTATGTGGTTGATTACCTTTCCAAAATAGATGTTCTGATATGCACTCCTGGACGACTGGTTGAGCATATGGAACAAACAAGGGGCTTCAACCTGGATTACGTTCGATGGCTGGTAGTTGATGAGGCGGATAAGCTACTTGCTCAGAGCTTCCAAGGCTGGCTTGACCTCGTTATGGAAAAGTTCCGGATCAATAAGTTTACCGCACGAGACTTCCATGAGATGGACTTTTCTGGTGTTCGTAAGGTCATTCTGAGTGCCACGCTCACAAGAGATCTGAGTCTTCTCAACCAATTGGGTCTGCAAAGACCACGACTGATTGTTCTGGAGAACGATGGCGATATCCAGATTGCTGAGCATTCTCTGCCCGTATCGTTGAAAGAGCATGCAATTAGAGTGCACGACACAAATCTCAAACCCCTCTACTTGCTTGATCTACTCCGCAGTCAGGACATGCTTATGGCAAGCCCGAAcaaagacgaagaggaaCCCAAagccgaagaagctgaagattcGGCTACTAGTTCTGACTCAAGCTCCAGTTCTGACTCCGATGCTACTTCTGACACAAGCTCGGACACATCTTCTGACTCGGATTCTGACACAGAGACCAATGCCAAACTCAAGGTCTCGGGACGCACACTCAAGTCTCACATCCCTGTTTCTCTTATCTTCACAAAGTCCAACGAATCTGCACTTCGTTTGTCACGACTACTCGCCCTGTTGGACCCCTCCTTGGCAGACCACATTGGCACACTCACGTCAACCACACCAACACACATCCGTCGCAAGACTCTCCGGGCCTTCTCTACTGCCTCGTCTCCCATTCGCCTCCTCATCGCCTCCGACCTTGTCGCTCGTGGTATCGATCTTCCCAGCCTTGACCACGTAATCAACTACGACCTACCGCCTAGTGTGGCCGGCTATGTTCACCGAGTTGGTCGAACAGCTCGAGCTGGAAGGTCAGGATGTGCATGGACACtcgttggcgatgatgagagtGGTTGGTTCTGGGGCAAGATTGCCAAGGGCGCTGGAGTCAAGAGAGCTCAAAAGGTTGAGCGAACAAGGATTGAGGAAATCGATGAAAAGAGAGTGGAAGAGTATGAGGCTGCTTTGGAGAAGCTGG ATGCCAGCACTGCGGGTTGCCTTACGGCTTATATGTCAGAATATGGACATATCTGA